The following nucleotide sequence is from Branchiostoma lanceolatum isolate klBraLanc5 chromosome 18, klBraLanc5.hap2, whole genome shotgun sequence.
ACTCACTCGACAAATCCCCCGACCATTCGTCGTTCCCGATTTGGGGGTGATACTTTGTCTGTCGTCAGCTAGTCTAACCCCTGAGATTTGATCAGACAAGGGCTTTTGGTCGTGCATACTTCAAATGCATGTTCTTGTACGGGGGTTTACTGTCACTTCAGCGTGTCTACGACCAATTTTATGACGAATGCGTCTCAGTGGCTGGGTTATCCCTCGTTTACTTCATATTTTGCTGAAGATCTAATACTGGCGACCGTTTTTAAAGTCGTTGGTGTTTCCAACTGTATACACGCACTTTAACTAAGTACAATAATAAACGGGTACATAAAAAAATCGAGACGAGGCATTTGCATGATTCAAAGTTTGTGACATTGTATTCACACAGATTCCTGTTCTCAGTCATATACAATTTTACAACAGGGCAAAATAAAATTTCTTTACTTCtgatagaaaaatacaaaagaaccacaaaacacaaaacgttacACTCAGACGAAGAAACAAGCGATTTGTCCTATGGTCAATGTGGTTACAAAATTGTCAAAAGTTTGATTGCAGAAGCTCACACATGATTGGCTGCTACACTGATTGATACACAGATTTTGGACTCATGATTGGTTCCTAGTAAATTCACGTGGCtataaccttcataaacgaTAAACGACCTAATGTTTGACTTAACGATACAAAGAATTAGCTAAAACGTCTGGACACACAAGACCTGCTTGTCAAATGGTCTTGGAACCGGACGAAATACAAGTAGACGCTACATTCAATTCTTTCACATTTGGTCTGTTAgtaatattttcaatatttacagtctATTGACAAAGTCCAACAGAGTTCATTTAGTACACGTTAACTTCCGAGCCCCATGGCCTGTAAGGTTTGGTGATGATCTGTGATTGCGTGGTGCTCGTGGTGCCGTAGCCGGTTGGGGACAGGTGGAGGGTGTTGAAGGCTACGGGAAACTGCGTGGACGAGATGAGAGTCGGCGAGATTTGCGCCGTGGCCATGGAGGACACCGGGACGGAAGCAGCCACAGGCAGGTGCGCGGAGGTCTTCAGATAGGTGTTCGGGGTGGAGCAGGCGATGGCAGCCGGCTGGCGCGGCGGGTCGTGTAGGGTGGTGGCGTGGAGAAGGCCCTGAGTGTCCGGCGCCGCCTGGACCGACGCGAACTGCGGGTGCGGCGCCGACACGCCGTTGACGTTCCACGGGGACGTGTGTCGCATGCCCGCCGCCGCCACGACTTGAGCCTCCCGCTGGGCCGCGATGCACTGGAGGTGGTTCATCAGGCGGATGCGTAGGGGGTCTTGGATGTCGAGGCCCTCTATTGTCACCATGTATCTGGCCACCTCGTTGGCGCACTCCCTGAACCCGATCCCGCGGTAGTCGATAAAGTGATCGTCGTAGGCATGGTAACCTGTAATACACAAGGGAAAACTTGGTTAGAGACCTTGCCAAAAAGATACAAATCAGCTGTGACTAATTCACATCACTGTGATATCGTAACAAAAATTCGGATCTAACAAACACAAGCTGCATCTCTGGCATGAGAGCGTGGTGGACAAATTCCACGACACCACAACTCTACTAGTGTCTGAAATTAATCGAAACGATATTGATGCGATAACCGAGTTACAACACAACATGTGGTTTTCCTCCAAGCCCATACACTGCAATGCAACACAGAGCCCAGTGGAGTAATAATAATTTCTCTGTGGTCTGAGCTAAACAAAAGAAACACCGAAGAGACAACCTTTTTTCTAACGGATAATAAGATCTAAAACGTCTGAAATGGATATCTCCTAACAGTGACTTTATCATACTGCCCCTACCATCTATAAAAGACTTAATACCGGGTTGGATTTGATTCTACTTTAACTGTTAAACTGTGCACAACCAATTTTCAGTTGGCTCGCCCTCGGAGAAGCTCTATGACAGCAAAACTACAATCCCTATACTTCCGATAAAAAAACCTGGTCAGCAATATAAGAAAGCCTTTCAACTTTTAACATACAAGCTAAGCCACTATAGTCTTGACTATTGTGCATTCAAGTCTTCCGCTTTTGAATGGGGGAGAAAAGCCCTTGACGGACGTCAGAGGTTCGATAGCCGAGTGAAAGGCCGCCTGAGAATACTACAGGCACCCGCGGCCCTTTCTACGGCCTGAAAGGGTTTTGCCGAAATCTCAACAGTCGCCACAATACCGGCGGGCGTACCCTTACACGGCCGGGCCTTTAGGACACAACCCGGCCACTTAACGTAAGAAAATAGAGGCCGCTATCCCACGGTATCGCTTACACGAGTCTGCTTGTCTTGACAAACATGCATTACGTCTTAGCTCTCAACCAATACCATGATATCCGTCCAGCATTTAAAACTTAACTGTTCTTAGAAGACAAAGAAGGACGATCCTTACCTTTCGCGGCCAGCATTTTCAGGTAGTCCACAGTCATTTGCAGGATTTCCGCCTTCTCTAACTTGGCTGACCCCTGGATGATAAAAACAAGCACAGAACGTCGGTCGAGGACAAGCCACACAATGCGGAAGGCAGGTGTCGTGCCGTGTTATACCCTCTAGCAAAACGATTTTACGACAACGTGAGAAAAACAATGGTACAGGTCAGACAACAAGTGCGGTGTGACGAGGACACAAGACCGGTAAAGCCGCCGGATTCTTGCGGTACAGTCGTCAAAACAGAAGCGGAAGTGGGGACGTAACTCCAGACCGTGAGAacacgagagagagagagcacagTAAATTAAACCGTTATCAAAAATATACCGTACCTGTTTTTCGAAAGCGGTCGGGACAAGTCGTCGGAGTTCGGCAAGACAATTGTTGATTCGATCGCGGCGTCTCTTCTCGATAATCTGCAGCGATAAAGGATTACCGCGGTTAGCATACACACCAATTGTTGCACATTCAATAAACATCAGCAAAAGGAAACAAAAGTAGGAAAGATCGAGCACAGGAACATCATTTTAGGGACACTTACGCCTCGTCGCTTCTTTCTTGAACTCATTTGGCAGCTTTGACTAGGAGACCTGGAAAGGGAACAACAGAACGACACGCGTTAGACGAGCGGCACTAAATATCTCTAAACCCTCAACGTCCCAACGGCACGTGTCACCCAGGATCAAAGCCAAAATATCACcgaaaaatcacacaaaaaatataaaataaaccgCTGATAAGAAACTTACCCCTTTGCTTCTTCGAAAACGCTGTCGTCTTCACTCTCGATGTCATCGGAAAAGCTCCTCTTCATGTTGGACTGGTGTGTGAGTTGGTACTTGGCGCGGAACGATTGGCAGACACGTCCTCACTTGGCTGAGTCTGAACTCGAAATGCCGCTCCGTTCCCACGGTTGGGCTCAATAAAAAAATTTCGAGTGTGTGAAATCCACCCCTCCCAGCGGGCATGGCGCAGTGATTGACAGGCGATCAGCTGTTCAACATGCCCCGTTGGTGCGAtgctgtgctctgattggttgcggTGATCCCAGCTGATCGCTCGCGGCGGTGCGACGCGCGACTTGCACACGCGGGCCGTGGGAACGCTCCCGGCCGACCGCGCGGGCCAATCAGCACTCTTTCCCGGTTTCTGCGGGCTGACAGGCCTTTCTCGCTTCACTGAACAGTTCACTAAATATACCGTGTGAACCTACTCTCCTCAATTATAGCCCGCAGTTTCTCCACGAAAATCCCGAAAATTCAGGTCATTTGTTCGCGTTTCAGTTGTTCGTGTCATTGCCGTGGTAACGGACAAGTTTCTTGTCCCGAAATATTTTTGTACCTCGGCTATTTTCGATTTATTGTCAAGAATGCGCGGAATCGAAGACAAATGTTGTCTTTACAGCCACACCACGGCTGTTTGTTACCCGTCGCCATGATACGTCGACGGGCCGACTCACTAGAAACTCGACTCGGGCAAATTCAACAAAATATTAACGAGACCTCGCGAAAAACTCGCACTTTTTCGTCCGAAAAGAGCCTTTCCCACGGTCCAACCACCGTTTATTTATTTTTAGCTTTCACATGCAAAGAGCGCACGTGATCAAATTAAGTCTAATTAGTAACAGCCGGTCGTTGACAGGAGTTATCAAGACGTTGGTGCTCGATGTCTGTAGGGCACGACTGTAGGCCGGCTTTGGGGCTTGCCAAATGCCTCAAAAGCACGCACTGCACGCACCCGTATCTAACACCTTTCACTCAAAATCCCACAAGCTCCCTTgccaccacccccctcccctccaaaCCACCATCCCTATCCTTTCTTACCCTTATGTCAACCGTCCCTAACATCGCGCCACTCCGTGTAAGTTTTTCCCATGCTTAAAAATTCACAGATTACCCAGGCGGACAATAGGAGGCGGGCAGCCACAATGGGAAGTCATTGTTTGGGGTGGGCCGGTGAGAGTCTACGCTTCATGGCTTCCTTTCAGTTGTGGAACTTGTAATTGTCTCCTCATAATTGATAGTAAGAGGACGCGACCGATGAATGCTGCCATTCACGGAGAGAGAGAGTAGAAGGGAAAGCGCGGGGTTGGTTCGGGTCGGAAAGTTTATTTAACGCAACAGTTCGCGGGTTGTGCATGCGTTGCAACGTAAACACCCGCCTCCAGTTCTCTGGACCGTCCATCAGACGGGCTCTACCCCCACGGGGTCGATCGGACCGTCGAGAAAAATTCCTCCGGTGAAGCCCTACCCATCCCCCGGGAGGAGTTAGACACTTTACGGAGAGACAGCGGGGTTTATTATCTTTAGAGAGGTGTCAGGTCCAACAGATGGGATGAATGGGGGTTAGGCTTCGCGCCGGTATGGGAAACTGCAGCCAACAATAGGATGATAGTTTTACAACTCCGCTAATTACCCAGGACTCTATCAGCAAGCTTTGGAGTTAATTATGTTCCACGGACGACCTTCTTTGCGCGTTAGAGAAGCCTCGTTTAGTGTAAACAAGTTAAAAAGTTCACCGGAGTGTGAAGAAAGTCAAACGGAACATCTCGAAACGTCAAAACACGACGTCTGTGGTGCTTCAAACGGGAAACTTGTCTGTCGATGGGGTTTTGTGGCATGCTACATTAATTAGAGGGATTACTAGTACTGTGGAGCTCAGACACATCAAGTAGTTTGTCAAACTTCTTAATACACAAACGTCACAAAGAGATAATCTTTTACGCTAATACTTGGCCCTAATACCACAACGTCGTTGtaacattgtacaaaaaaagcTAACTAGAGATTTGACTAACAGAAATTGGGAAAATTGATAGATAATGCAGTCTAAACCATGGATTAATACATTTATCCAACATAAGAGTATATATCACTGAAATGGTCGGTAGGATTTCCCGCTAAGCTAGGTCAATGACCTAAACGAATTCTCATAAATTGCGCTAGTAATGGTTCTTTCCATGATAATAATtctaagaatatcaattttcttcctttttttctcccCATTTTCCAAGACGTTTATCGTCCATCAGCCTGACGGGCGTACGTAATTGAAATGTCATGGCGGCCGGGGTTGTCGCCTTGCCCCGCGTCGCTCCCAGCGTTCCCCCGGACGGCGGTCGGGGCTGCTCGGCCGCCGGTCGGCAATTAGGAATGTCTGATCCCCGGGGGTGGCAGCCAATCAGCGCGCCCGGCCGGGTATCGGCGGTGACAGCGCAGGTATTTTCCCACAGCCCCGGCGGCCGCCTGTAATCGTATCGCCGTGCGACCGACATGCGTTCGGGCAGACGCGCTCTTCCCACTGGCGCGTCGACTCCCCCTGGGGCCAGCCAACCATTCCCTACCACTTTCGACCACTATTTGTACAACCTCTCCAAACCTTCATCCTACCACAATAGCTGCTGCACAACCTGTTATAAACTTCCCAACGGCTTCTTAGAACAAAAATGGGGCGTTTGGAAAGTTGTAAAACTCTAATGGTGACGCGCGTTGTCATGTATGGCGAGCTGGTACAAGATTTTTGAAGAAGATTATCACTTAGGCGTTAATGCGTCCCAGAAACCGGAGAAGCTGGGAGATAGCGCTgaagaattttgttttcaaagtgcCAAAGTGATTCCGTATGTTGGATCACACAGACGGCACCTCGCGGTGTGTCTGACAACTTGTCTTTTGGCAGATGACGCAAAGCATAAGAAGTCTCCGCCGAGCACCTTAGGCTTTGGTTGCCgagtaaaattttgaaatcggcCGAACAGGAAGGATGATTTACCATAATAGGAGTTacttctaatctccaagcagatctataggttgcataaagaccttatcaaactggcagaggaagtacgttttgcattacaagctccttcttccagtctttgcaatctattgggtctggttggagactagttaCTTCGAGGCTAACTCCAGTGGCACAAGTAGTTCCTACTTTGTAATCCTCGACAAACGGATGGACAACTCAAATAGATGTCTACTTTGTCAAGACTCAAAGGGGTCTGCTGGAAAGTACAAAAGTGGAGGAGAAAAACAGACGTGGCAAAAGTCTTCAAAGCCGCGTTGTTGTTTTGTCGCGTGTTTGCGGGTCGCCTTGGCGCATTGTGCGAGTGGCATATGAGAAAAGGTGCTAAATAGATTAGAGTGCGTGCGCGTGCCGGCATGTCACGACAGTTGCCACTGGGTGTGATTTACCCAACCTGGCGGGTGTCAGACCCCCGTGGGGGCGGAGAACTCTGACCCCTACCCTCGTTTTTTACCCCCTCCGCCTCCCCATCTTCAGACAGCCACGTGGGAACCTCTGTTTAGTGTCGTCTGGTGGCAAGGAATACGGCGAGCAGTCTCCCTCACCCTCGCGGTGAGAGGTAGAAATGAAAACACGTCTTGCTGCCACAGTAAACAATGATTAAAACCCCGCTGACGAACGCAGCTGCTTCCCCCGAAGTTTCCCACACTCTTTTCCCCGACACACACATGCCCTGATTCGCTTAGACAGACGGCGTTTGGCAATGACAACGATTTGGCGCGAAAACAAAGGCCTTCCTGTTGTCAGAAGCGCCTTGTCAAGAGGACCCGTCCATTCAGGAGCCCGTCGCGGGGTTGAGTGGATGAAAGGCCCTGGGGTGTTCGGGTTCAGGAAGCTCGAGTCCCGGCGCATGCCGAAGCGGCGGTCCACAGGTGGGCAGTGTTTCGGCCCATAAAGACCCGTCCTCCGCCCGCTAGCATAACTGTGCGACGGTCCAACAAAGGAGGGAGGAGCGGTAGGCGCCCCGAACAAAGGATACCTGAAGGCTTTGACTGTCTGTCTTTATTTACAGACAAAAGCCCATTCTCCGCCGGA
It contains:
- the LOC136424762 gene encoding hairy/enhancer-of-split related with YRPW motif protein 1-like, with the translated sequence MKRSFSDDIESEDDSVFEEAKGSPSQSCQMSSRKKRRGIIEKRRRDRINNCLAELRRLVPTAFEKQGSAKLEKAEILQMTVDYLKMLAAKGYHAYDDHFIDYRGIGFRECANEVARYMVTIEGLDIQDPLRIRLMNHLQCIAAQREAQVVAAAGMRHTSPWNVNGVSAPHPQFASVQAAPDTQGLLHATTLHDPPRQPAAIACSTPNTYLKTSAHLPVAASVPVSSMATAQISPTLISSTQFPVAFNTLHLSPTGYGTTSTTQSQIITKPYRPWGSEVNVY